The Bifidobacterium bifidum ATCC 29521 = JCM 1255 = DSM 20456 region CGCCCCGTATGCCATGGCGTGGCGCATTCTTGAGCGCCCGTCGGATACCGTGCTGCCGGATGATGTTCGAGGCAGGCTGGAGGCGCTGAACGACTATCGGCATCATGAGTGGAAAGCCGTGGCGATGTGGGCGCTGACGCATTCGTTCAGGAACCTCGGCGACCCCGAGGTCTCGTTCTTCGCCCAACGTGGTTCGCATTCGGCACGGGACTGCGGCAGGACGGCCGACCCGTTGGGATCGCATGACCGACAGCGCTTGGGCGAGATTCTGTGCGCTTTGGAACAGGTGGCCGGTGTCGATATGCTGAATCGTCGGAGTGCCATTGACCGTCGTGGGCACACCGCAGCTGCGATCCGCGATCTGGATAAGGGATTCCCTGTTCGCTTGGTACGCGGACTGTCCGTCAGCGCCGCCGACCGGGCAGGTGCCCTGATCAGGCTGCATGGCGAGTTGCAGGGAGACCCTGATCTGGTGCGTCTGCTGTTGGTTCGGGCCAACGAGCAGCGTGCCGGGGCTCGCATTCCGCGCCCGCGTGCGCTGGCGGTCGTACCGATCATGCCTCTGGATATCGCGTCGGCGGCGTCGTTCTCTTCCTGGACGGCGGACCTGCATGACTATTGGATGTATCGTCTGGGCAATATGGTGCTGATGCAAGGCAAGGAGGGGCAGATCGACCGGCTCACGGAGTACGGGCGCCGTCGCGACCGCGTGCTGCTGCGTGCCGACTCCTGCCGTTTCCCGCTGACCAAGCAGATTGCCGACTTCAACGAATGCACGCCGGCGATGCTGGAATACCGGCAGAAGGAGACGATTCGCCTGCTTGCCGAATACTGGGACATCCGTTATGACGAGAGCCATGCCGATCTGACGAGCAAACCCCCGGAGCAGCTTTCCGGCGATGCAGGCTCCCGGCAGACGCGCGGTTCACAGCGTGTCACCATCAAGCAGGTCGTCGCCGCCGGTCTGCTGATTCCCGGCGAGACTTTGGTATGGGAGCGACCGCGCAAGGGCGAACGTTGGCTGGTGACCGTGACCCAAGAGGGACGCTTCCGTCTTGAGGACGGCTCGGAATATGCGTCGCCCACGGCCGCGGCACGCGCGGCAGGCGGTCGCAGCGCCGGATTGGATGTGTGGAAGCGTACGTCGAACGGCGAAAAACTCAGCGATATCTGGAAAGCCTACCGTCTGCGCACCCGCTAGACGCCTGGCTGCCAGTCCACGACCACGGCACTTCGACAAGTCCGCCATTCCCATATCCCTCACCCGGCCATGGTCCCACATCAGACGACATAAATGGGACTGTGGGCGGATGGAAGATGATGCGTATACCGAAAAAGTCCCATCGCAGTGCATGCGGATGGGACTCTGGCTGGATAAGGGGCGCATAAAACAGCGGCAACAACCAACGGCAACGGTCTGGCAGTCAGATGTGCCGCTCGGCGATCACTCCGTGATGCCGTATTCGGAGGCGATGACCCGCCACAGGTCCTCCGCCGCCTTATCGACATCATCATTGACGATGGTGACGTCAAATTCGTTTTCGGCGGAGAGTTCGACATGAGCGGTTTCCAGACGCTTGGCGACTTCCTCGGGAGTTTCTGTGCCACGTCCCTTGAGCCGGCGAACGAGCTCGTCGAAGCTGGGCGGGGCGATGAACACATAGACGACTTCGAGACCGAGCTCCTTGGCACGCTGCTTGACGCGTCGGGCACCTTGCAGGTCGATCTCAAGAATGGTGGGGACGCCTTCGGCGAGGTGTTCCTGAACGGGCTTGAGGGGCGTGCCGTAGCGGGCCAGGCCGTGGACCGTGGCGGTTTCGAGAAAATCGCCGGCCTCTTCCTTGTCGGTGAACTGCTGGTCGTCGAGGAACCAGTAGTTGACACCATTGACCTCGCCGGGCCGCGGCTTGCGGGTGGTGGCGGACACGGAGACCCAGACGCCGGGATGGTTCTTGCGCAGGATGTTCTCGACGGTTCCCTTGCCCACACCGGCGGGGCCGGTGAGGACGACGAGGCGCTTGCGAGGTGTGCCATCATCGTCGGGAGTGGCCGCTGGCTCGGCCGGGGTCTGCTGCAGTGATGCGGTAATGGTTCCCATACCGTCTTTCTCCTTGTCCTCGCCTTCTTTCATGGCTTCGTAGAGCGCCTGCCGGACGTCGATGGCGATGGCCTCGGTGGCTTGGGCAAGCGCGGAAATATCGGGCCCATGGGCAGCGATGAAACGGGATACGGTCACCAGAACGTTGCCCTTGGTGCCTTTGAAGACGGTTTTGAGGTCCTTGGCCTCGGCGCCCTGCCAGCCGTAGCCCGGGGAAAGGATGGGACCGGTGAATTTCGCCGGGTCGACACCGCTGTCGGCGATCCACTGGCCTATGGTGGCGCCGATGATGAGCCCGACCGAGCCCATACCGTCGATGTCGTCATTGAACTTCTGGGCAGTGCTGGCGATGCCGAACGCCACGGTTTTGCCCTTGAAGTCGCCGCTCTGGCGGATGGCCGTCTGCATGCTGGCGCCTTCCTGATTGGAGGTCAGGGAGGCGATGAAGACGCCGCGACCGTTGTTGAGGGCCTCATTGGTGAGGCCCCGCAGCGAGCGTGCGCCATAGTACGGCAGCAGGGTGATGGCGTCGGCCAGCAGAGGGGCGCCCGGCTTGAAGTATGCGTCCGCGATGGCGGAGATGGTGGTGGACAGGCCTCCATGGAGGCAGTCCACGATGGTGATGATGCCCATTTGACGAGCGGCGTAGAGCACTCGTTCGAGCGCCGCGAATCCCTTGGACCCGTAGCGCTCGAACATGGGCTCCTGGAATTTGACAGCGGCGGCGCGGTCTCGCATGGCCTGAAGCATGCGCATGGAGAACAGCTCCGCGCCTTCCGCGTCGACGTTATACCCCCAGTCAGTGAGGTTTTTCCTGTGCGGGTCGATGCCGACGCACAAGGGGCCGTACTGGGCCATCGAACCGCTGAGGCGCAGTCCGAAATCCGACCGCATGGCCTTGATTTCTTCCTCACTGCTGGCGTGTGTCATGATTGCTCCTGGCCTAACTTATTCCTGGCTCTCCAACTCGAACAGCTGCTTGGCGTGCTCCTGGATGCTCATGATCTGGTAATCGTTGTGCTTGACGGCTTCGATGGCCATCAGCACGGCGGAGAACTCGGTCATGGTGGTGAACTGGGGCAGGTCGGCCGCGATGGCCGCAGCGCGGATGGAATATCCGTCGGAACGCGATCCCCGGGAATTCGGCGTGTTGAGGATCATGTCGATCTTGCCTTCTTCGATAAGCTCGACCACGTTCTTTCCGATGCCACCGACGGCGTGCTCGACCTTGACGGCCGCATCCGGGTCAGAGTCGACGCGGGTGCTGATCTTGTCGACGATCTTCGAGTCGATGCCGTAACGGCGCAGCACGGACGCGGTGCCCTCCGTGGCCCAGATGGAAAATCCGAGCTCGACCAGACGGACGGCCATCAGCGGCAGCTGCCGCTTGTCGGTGTCGTTGACGGAGATGAAGACGTTGCCGCTGGTAGGCAGTCCGCCGTCGTATGCGGCGAGCTGGCTCTTGGCGAAGGCGTGCGGGAAGTCACGGTCGAAGCCCATGACCTCGCCGGTGGAGCGCATCTCGGGTCCGAGCAGGATGTCGACGGTCTTGCCGACGGGCGTGCGGAAGCGCTTGAACGGCAGCACGGACTCCTTGATGGCGACCTGCTGGCCACGGTGGATGTCACCGCCGTCACCCTTGGGCAGCAGCAGGCCGTTGGCCCGCTGATCGGCGATGGTCTCCCCCGCCATGATGCGGGCGGCCGCCTTGGCCAGGGCCACGCCGGTAGCCTTGGATGCGAACGGCACGGTGCGGGAGGCACGCGGGTTGGCTTCGATGACGTACAGCGTGTTGGCCATGAAGGCGTACTGCACGTTGATCAGGCCCTTGACACCGCAGCCCTTGGAGATGGCGTAGGTGCCTTCGCGAAGGCGACGGATCTGGTCGTCGGACAGCGTGCTCGGCGGCAGCGTGCATGCGGCATCGCCGGAGTGCACGCCGGCCTCTTCGATGTGCTCCATGATGCCGCCGATGTACAGCTCTTCGCCGTCGAACAGGGCATCCACGTCGATTTCGATGGCGTCCTGCAGGAACTTGTCGATGAGCAGCGGGGAGGGCAGGTGTCCGGACACGACCGTGTCGGCCTTGGCCTCGTCGAGCGCACGGTTGACGTACTTGGTCAACTGGGCGTCGTCGTAGACGATTTCCATGCCGCGTCCGCCGAGGACGTAACTGGGGCGCACGAGCACCGGATAGCCGATGTTGTGGGCGGCCTCGCGGGCCTCTTCGAGCGACAGCGCGGTGCCGTAGCGCGGCGCGTTCATGTGCTCGCGGCGCAGCACCTCACCGAACAGCTCGCGGTTCTCGGCCAGGTCGATGGACTCCGGGGTGGTGCCCAGGATCGGCACGCCGGCGGCCTTGAG contains the following coding sequences:
- a CDS encoding GmrSD restriction endonuclease domain-containing protein, with amino-acid sequence MAINATEKPLGKVFTPDYQLSIPSFQRAYIWKPENILQLISDLEEACKSPETPYFLGSLILVREGDTSFSVIDGQQRLVSLSIIIAALRDLEHDEEWMRLLDALIVEPGDKLRGITSQPRLTLRERDAAFFREYVQEGNLEALFDMNDEDCSSNAQRNIIANTKQAYDALAQLDEEERHRFASYLVNSVTLVIVTTDDLDGAHRIFDVMNMRGLPLTPSDVFKARAMSGLPAAAVDTYASRWDDIMDPLGDDATRVEEFFRYLHLILTHKPATGKLIEDFLSDVLNQYLAGHSIEAFIDGILAPYAMAWRILERPSDTVLPDDVRGRLEALNDYRHHEWKAVAMWALTHSFRNLGDPEVSFFAQRGSHSARDCGRTADPLGSHDRQRLGEILCALEQVAGVDMLNRRSAIDRRGHTAAAIRDLDKGFPVRLVRGLSVSAADRAGALIRLHGELQGDPDLVRLLLVRANEQRAGARIPRPRALAVVPIMPLDIASAASFSSWTADLHDYWMYRLGNMVLMQGKEGQIDRLTEYGRRRDRVLLRADSCRFPLTKQIADFNECTPAMLEYRQKETIRLLAEYWDIRYDESHADLTSKPPEQLSGDAGSRQTRGSQRVTIKQVVAAGLLIPGETLVWERPRKGERWLVTVTQEGRFRLEDGSEYASPTAAARAAGGRSAGLDVWKRTSNGEKLSDIWKAYRLRTR
- the gmk gene encoding guanylate kinase, yielding MGTITASLQQTPAEPAATPDDDGTPRKRLVVLTGPAGVGKGTVENILRKNHPGVWVSVSATTRKPRPGEVNGVNYWFLDDQQFTDKEEAGDFLETATVHGLARYGTPLKPVQEHLAEGVPTILEIDLQGARRVKQRAKELGLEVVYVFIAPPSFDELVRRLKGRGTETPEEVAKRLETAHVELSAENEFDVTIVNDDVDKAAEDLWRVIASEYGITE